A single region of the Bicyclus anynana chromosome 14, ilBicAnyn1.1, whole genome shotgun sequence genome encodes:
- the LOC112047352 gene encoding N-terminal Xaa-Pro-Lys N-methyltransferase 1-like yields the protein MTDNRFYKNAANYWANVPATIDGVLGGYGHISAVDIDGSKLFLNNILSSDNPPSTNLALDCGAGIGRVSKNLLMPYFQKVDLVEQDEKFINTAKNYIGANNAKLGSLYHVGLQDFVPLKEYDVIWCQWVLGYLNDYDLIAFLKRCSEALAVNGVIVIKENTTSSDNLEYDEDDSSVTRPIKLMEQVFDKANLRVMKSIKQNNLPDEIYPVHMFALALNY from the coding sequence ATGACAGACAATAGATTTTACAAGAACGCCGCGAATTACTGGGCTAATGTACCGGCAACAATAGACGGAGTACTCGGCGGCTACGGTCATATTTCGGCCGTTGACATCGATGGATCGAAACTCTTTCTAAACAACATACTATCGTCAGACAATCCGCCGAGTACTAACTTGGCCTTGGACTGTGGTGCGGGTATCGGAAGAGTGAGCAAAAACCTTCTAATGCCTTATTTCCAGAAGGTAGATTTAGTGGAACAAGACGAAAAGTTCATTAACACAGCAAAAAACTATATCGGTGCTAACAATGCTAAATTAGGTTCACTGTACCATGTTGGGCTACAGGACTTTGTGCCGCTAAAGGAGTATGATGTCATTTGGTGCCAGTGGGTACTTGGATATTTAAATGATTACGATTTAATCGCCTTTTTAAAGAGATGCAGTGAAGCGTTAGCGGTAAACGGGGTTATTGTGATAAAAGAGAACACAACTTCATCAGATAATTTAGAATATGACGAAGATGACTCATCTGTGACACGTCCTATTAAATTAATGGAACAGGTCTTCGATAAAGCAAACCTTCgtgtaatgaaaagtataaaacaaaacaatttaccTGATGAAATTTATCCAGTCCACATGTTCGCTCTTGCGCTAAATTATTAA